The Manihot esculenta cultivar AM560-2 chromosome 1, M.esculenta_v8, whole genome shotgun sequence genome has a window encoding:
- the LOC110623568 gene encoding proline-rich receptor-like protein kinase PERK4: MSSSPASPAASPDSGSSSNSSSSSSRPPPPPNSKSPEKSPPATESPPPRSSEHSPPPPSHHKSNSSASPTPQRHKSLSPSPSHKSSSSKDSSSSEDSGISHDQLKIVVGVSVGIGLLIALLIICAAALCRKKKKKDEHVQYYGEYQGGSKKYYQSSVHQNWHNGPPPPVGSQHNNFVAQSSPGSGWNGPPPPPQMMTSGDMSSNFSGPYRPPLPPPSPDIALGFNKSTFTYDELAAATGGFAQANLLGQGGFGYVHKGMLPNGKEIAVKSLKSGSGQGEREFQAEVDIISRVHHRHLVSLVGYCIAGGQRMLVYEFVQNNNLEHHLYGRGLPVMDWSTRLRIALGSAKGLAYLHEDCHPRIIHRDIKAANILLDSNFEAMVADFGLAKLSSDNNTHVSTRVMGTFGYLAPEYASSGKLTEKSDVFSFGVMLLELITGKRPVDPTDALEDSLVDWARPLLSRSLEDGNYTELVDLRLNNNFNPDEMRGMVACAAASIRHSAKKRPKMSQIVRALEGDVSLEDLNEGARPGRSSALGVTNVTAESDGDSYNADMKKFRHMASSSQEFTSGELGNSSSDSREMSPRGRTNY; the protein is encoded by the exons ATGTCTTCATCCCCTGCCAGTCCTGCTGCGTCACCAGATTCTGGCTCCTCATCAAATTCTTCATCCTCATCGTCACGGCCTCCACCACCTccaaactcaaaatctcccgAGAAATCGCCACCTGCAACCGAGTCGCCACCTCCACGTTCATCTGAACATTCACCTCCACCACCGTCTCATCATAAAAGCAACAGCAGTGCTTCACCAACTCCCCAGCGACATAAATCATTGTCCCCCTCGCCATCACAcaaatcatcatcatcaaaagaTTCATCTTCTTCAGAAGACAGTGGCATAAGTCATGATCAGTTAAAAATAGTAGTTGGAGTATCAGTTGGGATTGGATTATTGATTGCACTTCTGATCATCTGTGCAGCAGCTCTGtgcaggaagaagaagaaaaaggatgagCACGTGCAGTATTATGGAGAGTATCAAGGAG GTAGTAAAAAATATTACCAGAGCTCAGTCCACCAAAACTGGCACAATGGCCCCCCACCACCAGTTGGATCACAGCATAATAATTTTGTGGCACAATCGTCACCAGGTAGTGGTTGGAATGGACCTCCACCACCTCCACAGATGATGACGAGCGGTGATATGAGCTCTAATTTCTCGGGTCCTTATCGTCCTCCCTTGCCTCCTCCGTCACCAGATATTGCTCTTGGGTTCAACAAAAGTACCTTCACATATGATGAGCTTGCAGCAGCTACAGGAGGATTTGCTCAGGCCAATTTATTAGGTCAGGGAGGATTTGGATATGTTCACAAGGGTATGTTGCCAAATGGAAAAGAGATTGCAGTTAAGAGCCTCAAGTCTGgtagtggacagggagagcgaGAATTCCAGGCTGAAGTTGATATCATCAGCCGAGTCCATCATCGGCATCTGGTGTCCCTTGTTGGATATTGTATTGCCGGAGGTCAGAGAATGTTGGTTTACGAATTTGTTCAAAATAATAACTTGGAACATCATCTCTATG GCAGGGGTCTTCCTGTGATGGACTGGTCAACAAGGCTCCGCATTGCATTAGGCTCTGCCAAAGGGCTCGCTTATCTCCATGAAGATT GTCATCCTCGAATTATTCATCGGGATATCAAAGCCGCTAATATTTTGCTTGACTCCAACTTTGAAGCCATG GTGGCTGATTTTGGATTGGCTAAGCTGTCTTCTGATAATAACACTCATGTCTCCACCCGTGTCATGGGTACATTTGG GTATTTGGCTCCAGAGTACGCATCAAGTGGAAAGTTGACGGAGAAATCAGATGTTTTTTCATTTGGGGTCATGCTTTTGGAACTCATAACTGGAAAGAGACCTGTGGATCCTACAGATGCATTGGAAGATAGCTTAGTCGACTGG GCTCGACCACTTCTCAGTCGCTCATTGGAAGATGGCAACTATACTGAGTTGGTCGACTTGCGGTTGAACAACAACTTCAACCCTGACGAGATGAGGGGCATGGTTGCTTGTGCTGCTGCCAGCATTCGCCATTCTGCTAAAAAGCGCCCCAAAATGAGTCAG ATAGTACGTGCCCTGGAAGGAGATGTTTCACTGGAGGACTTGAACGAGGGAGCGAGGCCTGGCCGCAGTTCTGCGTTAGGCGTTACAAATGTAACTGCAGAATCCGATGGCGATTCATATAATGCAGATATGAAGAAGTTCAGGCATATGGCATCGTCAAGCCAAGAATTTACAAGCGGTGAACTTGGGAATTCAAGCTCCGATTCCAGAGAGATGTCCCCTAGAGGACGCACcaactattaa
- the LOC110617958 gene encoding 7-methyl-GTP pyrophosphatase isoform X2, with protein MRSSLPSNDDVFQSQGNDNILAHVLFCLVKSRRSERPLCLVTAHIYCLGYLHAMMRLASLTTMLTAPIVRVASLRKCSLQEREMDMCKSSYKIILGSSSMARRQILAEMGYEFSIMTADIDEKSIRKEKPEELVMALAHAKADAIITRLQSLGHLEENARATLLITADTVVLYKGMIREKPTSKEEAWNFIKGYSGGHAAVIGSVLVSNLTTGTRKGAWETAEVYFHEIPDEVIDSLIEEEVTFKVAGGLMLEHPLTSPFVEAVVGSTDTVMGLSTSLTEKLIAEAL; from the exons ATGAGAAGCTCTCTACCCAGCAACGACGACGTTTTCCAAAGCCAAGGTAATGATAATATTCTTGCTCATGTTCTGTTTTGCTTGGTGAAGAGCAGGAGAAGCGAACGTCCACTGTGTTTG GTGACTGCACATATCTATTGCTTGGGATACTTGCATGCCATGATGCGTCTTGCTTCTTTGACAACTATGTTAACAGCTCCTATTGTCCGTGTAGCATCCCTAAGAAAGTGTAGCTTGCAAGAGAGGGAGATGGATATGTGCAAATCCTCATATAAG ATAATATTGGGTTCATCATCCATGGCTCGGCGGCAAATTCTAGCTGAGATGGGATATGAGTTCTCGATTATG ACTGCAGATATAGATGAGAAGAGCATAAGGAAAGAGAAGCCAGAGGAATTGGTTATGGCTTTGGCTCATGCCAAG GCAGATGCTATCATAACAAGGCTCCAATCTTTGGGTCATTTGGAAGAGAATGCTCGTGCAACCTTGTTGATTACAGCAGACACA GTGGTCTTGTACAAAGGGATGATTAGAGAAAAGCCAACCAGCAAGGAAGAAGCATGGAATTTCATCAAAG GATATTCCGGTGGTCATGCAGCAGTTATAGGATCCGTACTAGTAAGTAACCTTACTACAGGAACAAGAAAAGGGGCATGGGAGACAGCAGAG GTTTATTTCCATGAGATACCAGATGAGGTTATTGATAGTCTG ATTGAGGAGGAAGTTACATTCAAGGTGGCTGGGGGTCTTATGCTAGAGCACCCACTGACCTCACCTTTTGTTGAAGCAGTG GTAGGGAGTACTGACACAGTGATGGGACTTTCAACATCTCTTACTGAAAAACTCATTGCTGAAGCCCTATAG
- the LOC110619063 gene encoding sulfite exporter TauE/SafE family protein 3: MELSKLQRASAMAALVLFFVLAMTVNFTSAERLLKEQKQQVLVEKKTSKPGFLVKMSNFLWQSDKTSYEPVWPEMEFGWKIVVGSIVGFFGAALGSVGGVGGGGIFVPMLTLIIGFDPKSSTAISKCMIMGAAGSTVYYNLRLRHPTLDLPLIDYDLALLFQPMLMLGISIGVAFNVMFADWMVTVLLIILFIGTSTKALFKGIDTWKKETIMKKEAARQLESESKPSDGEGQDYKPLPSSPAAVPHEDEVPLLQNICWKELALLVYVWVGFLVVQIVKSYVKTCSITYWVLNALQVPIAASVTLFEAMGLRKGTRVIASKGKEVTNWRFLQILLYCSCGIVAGMVGGLLGLGGGFILGPLFLELGIPPQVASATSTFAMVFSSSMSVVQYYFLNRFPIPYASYFVLVATIAALAGQHVVRKIVALLGRASIIIFILALTIFVSAISLGGVGIADMVEKLENQEYMGFQNLCYQ, translated from the exons ATGGAGCTCAGTAAGCTGCAGAGAGCTTCAGCAATGGCAGCATTAGTGTTATTCTTTGTTTTAGCTATGACGGTCAATTTCACTAGTGCAGAGAGACTGTTGAAAGAGCAAAAACAACAAGTTTTGGTTGAGAAAAAAACGAGCAAGCCTGGTTTTCTAGTGAAAATGTCTAATTTCCTTTGGCAGAGTGACAAGACTTCTTATGAGCCTGTTTGGCCG GAGATGGAGTTTGGTTGGAAAATCGTCGTAGGATCAATAGTTGGATTCTTTGGTGCAGCATTGGGCAGCGTTGGTGGAGTTGGAGGTGGTGGAATTTTTGTGCCAATGCTCACTTTGATCATTGGTTTTGATCCCAAATCTTCCACTGCCATCTCTAAGT GTATGATCATGGGTGCTGCAGGATCAACGGTGTATTACAACCTGAGACTCAGGCACCCAACACTTGACTTGCCTCTCATAGACTATGATCTGGCCTTGCTTTTTCAACCTATGCTTATGCTAGGAATCAGCATTGGAGTAGCATTCAATGTCATGTTTGCTGATTGGATGGTCACAGTTCTGCTTATTATTCTCTTCATAG GTACATCGACTAAAGCTTTATTCAAAGGGATAGATACATGGAAGAAAGAGACAATTATGAAGAAG GAAGCAGCCAGGCAATTGGAATCAGAGTCCAAACCAAGTG ATGGTGAAGGACAAGATTACAAGCCCCTGCCAAGCAGTCCGGCTGCAGTCCCACATGAGGATGAG GTCCCCCTATTGCAAAATATTTGCTGGAAAGAGTTAGCACTGCTGGTTTATGTATGGGTGGGCTTTCTGGTTGTTCAAATTGTTAAG TCATACGTTAAGACCTGCTCCATCACGTACTGGGTTCTCAACGCTCTGCAG GTACCAATTGCTGCCTCAGTTACACTTTTTGAAGCCATGGGCTTGCGAAAAGGGACCAGAGTGATAGCTTCCAAAGGAAAGGAAGTAACAAACTGGAGGTTTCTTCAGATTCTGCTCTACTGTTCATGTGGGATAGTGGCTGGCATGGTGGGTGGACTCCTAGGCCTAGGAGGTGGCTTCATCTTGGGACCTCTCTTCCTTGAATTAGGAATTCCTCCTCAG GTGGCAAGTGCAACATCAACCTTTGCAATGGTCTTCTCATCTTCAATGTCAGTTGTACAATACTACTTCCTCAATCGTTTTCCGATCCCTTATG CTTCTTATTTTGTTTTGGTTGCAACAATTGCTGCCTTGGCCGGCCAGCATGTAGTCAGAAAGATCGTTGCTCTTCTTGGAAGAGCATCAATAATCATCTTCATACTGGCATTGACAATTTTTGTGAGCGCAATCAGCTTAG GTGGAGTGGGAATAGCAGACATGGTTGAGAAGCTGGAGAATCAAGAGTACATGGGATTTCAAAATCTTTGTTATCAGTAA
- the LOC110601196 gene encoding U1 small nuclear ribonucleoprotein 70 kDa: MGDYNDAFMRNQNAAVRGTTKGQNRANVLQLKLIGQSHPTGLTANLLKLFEPRPPLEFKPPPEKTKCPPYTGMAQFVSRFAEPGDPEYARPVQEAETPAQRRARIHKLRLEKGAEKAAEELQKYDPNNDPNVSGDPYKTLFVARLNYETTESRIKREFESYGPIKRVRLITDKVTNKPKGYAFIEYIHTRDMKAAYKQADGRKLDGRRVLVDVERGRTVPNWRPRRLGGGLGTTRVGGEDVNQRHSGRELQQSGGSSRSEEPRAREDRHSERDREKSHERGRDREREQERSRERSHDRPRERDHREDRHHKDRDREKDRDRERERVRERDRDRERVRERDRGRDRGHDYERDRDRERGREYDRDRPRERERERDYEGGDHDRGRSHERDDYDRVDSKHEKDRRAERDYDHAEPEDDLGWYEQPEQGRRRPDAEHDQRYDHYEHHRSRGQYDHMDVQGDHDRYDQYPGHDPDRYDQMDDDDYHYDRRASESRERDHEYQRSERSLSRDYDN; the protein is encoded by the exons ATGGGTGATTACAACGATGCCTTCATGCGCAACCAAAACGCCGCCGTTCGAGGCACCACCAAGGGCCAGAACCGCGCTAATGTTCTCCAGCTCAAACTG ATTGGGCAAAGCCACCCGACTGGTTTAACAGCTAATTTGTTGAAGCTGTTTGAGCCTCGACCTCCGTTGGAGTTTAAACCTCCTCCAGAGAAGACAAAATGCCCCCCATATACTG GCATGGCCCAGTTTGTCAGTCGGTTTGCTGAGCCTGGGGATCCTGAGTATGCTCGGCCCGTCCAGGAAGCTGAAACTCCT GCACAAAGAAGGGCTAGAATTCATAAGTTACGATTAGAGAAAGGTGCTGAGAAGGCTGCTGAGGAGCTTCAGAAAT ATGATCCAAATAATGACCCAAATGTTTCAGGAGATCCATACAAGACATTGTTCGTTGCTAGGCTT AATTATGAGACAACAGAGAGTAGGATTAAAAGGGAGTTTGAGTCTTATGGACCAATAAAACGG GTCCGACTGATTACTGATAAAGTTACAAATAAACCTAAAGGCTATGCTTTCATTGAATATATACATACTCGCGACATGAAAG CTGCATATAAGCAAGCTGATGGGAGGAAGCTCGATGGCAGAAGGGTACTTGTGGACGTTGAGCGGGGCAGAACTGTTCCAAATTGGCGGCCACGCCGACTGGGTGGTGGACTTGGAACAACACGGGTTGGGGGTGAAGATGTTAATCAGAGGCATTCGGGAAG AGAGCTACAACAGTCAGGAGGATCATCTCGATCTGAGGAGCCAAGGGCGCGAGAAGATCGTCATAGTGAACG GGACAGGGAAAAATCTCATGAAAGAGGAAGGGACAGAGAGAGGGAACAGGAGAGATCTCGTGAGCGCTCCCATGACAGGCCAAGGGAACGTGACCATAGAGAAGATAGGCACCACAAAGATCGTGACAGGGAGAAGGACCGGGATAGGGAGAGAGAACGTGTGCGTGAACGTGATCGTGATCGAGAACGTGTGCGTGAACGTGATCGAGGCCGGGACCGTGGTCACGACTATGAGCGTGATCGTGATAGAGAGCGTGGACGAGAATATGATCGTGATCGCCCccgggagagggagagggagagggattaTGAAGGTGGTGACCACGATCGTGGACGTTCCCATGAGAGAGATGATTATGATCGTGTTGACTCGAAACACGAGAAGGATCGCCGTGCTGAAAGGGACTATGATCATGCTGAGCCAGAGGATGACCTTGGTTGGTATGAACAACCTGAGCAGGGACGCAGGAGGCCAGATGCAGAGCATGATCAGCGTTATGATCATTATGAACATCACCGAAGTAGGGGTCAATATGATCACATGGATGTTCAAGGTGACCATGACCGTTATGATCAATATCCTGGCCATGATCCTGATCGTTATGATCAAATGGACGATGATGATTATCATTATGATCGTAGAGCATCCGAGTCACGTGAAAGAGATCATGAATATCAGCGCTCGGAGAGGTCACTTTCCCGGGACTATGACAATTGA
- the LOC110617958 gene encoding 7-methyl-GTP pyrophosphatase isoform X1 translates to MRSSLPSNDDVFQSQGNDNILAHVLFCLVKSRRSERPLCLVTAHIYCLGYLHAMMRLASLTTMLTAPIVRVASLRKCSLQEREMDMCKSSYKIILGSSSMARRQILAEMGYEFSIMTADIDEKSIRKEKPEELVMALAHAKADAIITRLQSLGHLEENARATLLITADTVVLYKGMIREKPTSKEEAWNFIKGWLIVFFSSTAVDKTPTGSVVIWLLFAGYSGGHAAVIGSVLVSNLTTGTRKGAWETAEVYFHEIPDEVIDSLIEEEVTFKVAGGLMLEHPLTSPFVEAVVGSTDTVMGLSTSLTEKLIAEAL, encoded by the exons ATGAGAAGCTCTCTACCCAGCAACGACGACGTTTTCCAAAGCCAAGGTAATGATAATATTCTTGCTCATGTTCTGTTTTGCTTGGTGAAGAGCAGGAGAAGCGAACGTCCACTGTGTTTG GTGACTGCACATATCTATTGCTTGGGATACTTGCATGCCATGATGCGTCTTGCTTCTTTGACAACTATGTTAACAGCTCCTATTGTCCGTGTAGCATCCCTAAGAAAGTGTAGCTTGCAAGAGAGGGAGATGGATATGTGCAAATCCTCATATAAG ATAATATTGGGTTCATCATCCATGGCTCGGCGGCAAATTCTAGCTGAGATGGGATATGAGTTCTCGATTATG ACTGCAGATATAGATGAGAAGAGCATAAGGAAAGAGAAGCCAGAGGAATTGGTTATGGCTTTGGCTCATGCCAAG GCAGATGCTATCATAACAAGGCTCCAATCTTTGGGTCATTTGGAAGAGAATGCTCGTGCAACCTTGTTGATTACAGCAGACACA GTGGTCTTGTACAAAGGGATGATTAGAGAAAAGCCAACCAGCAAGGAAGAAGCATGGAATTTCATCAAAGGTTGGTTAATAGTTTTCTTCTCCTCCACCGCTGTTGACAAGACTCCTACTGGTTCAGTGGTAATATGGCTATTGTTTGCAGGATATTCCGGTGGTCATGCAGCAGTTATAGGATCCGTACTAGTAAGTAACCTTACTACAGGAACAAGAAAAGGGGCATGGGAGACAGCAGAG GTTTATTTCCATGAGATACCAGATGAGGTTATTGATAGTCTG ATTGAGGAGGAAGTTACATTCAAGGTGGCTGGGGGTCTTATGCTAGAGCACCCACTGACCTCACCTTTTGTTGAAGCAGTG GTAGGGAGTACTGACACAGTGATGGGACTTTCAACATCTCTTACTGAAAAACTCATTGCTGAAGCCCTATAG